One stretch of Vulgatibacter sp. DNA includes these proteins:
- the tmk gene encoding dTMP kinase translates to MASKRGRFIVFEGLDGAGTTTQAQELVRRLRAAGERAHFTAEPSSGPIGSQIRMMLAGRLVGYRGGSWDRRSLALLFAGDRLDHVASDIEPKLAQGMHVVCDRYVLSSLAYQSLDNPAEWVAAINRYAPPPDVTFFLRVRASVALKRRQAASPGTVDLFETLPQQKRIERHYDRDVEAHGKRHKVQVIDGELPLETVSEQIWADVERRLPRRR, encoded by the coding sequence GTGGCGAGCAAACGCGGACGATTCATCGTATTCGAGGGGCTCGACGGCGCCGGCACCACCACGCAGGCGCAGGAGCTGGTGCGCCGGCTGCGCGCCGCCGGCGAGCGGGCCCATTTCACCGCCGAGCCTTCGAGCGGGCCGATCGGATCGCAAATCCGGATGATGCTGGCGGGCCGGCTGGTCGGCTACCGCGGCGGCAGCTGGGACCGGCGATCGCTGGCGCTGCTCTTCGCCGGCGACCGGCTCGATCACGTCGCCTCGGACATCGAGCCAAAGCTCGCGCAGGGCATGCACGTCGTCTGCGATCGCTACGTGCTCTCCTCGCTCGCCTACCAATCCCTCGACAACCCGGCGGAGTGGGTGGCGGCGATCAACCGCTACGCGCCGCCGCCGGACGTGACCTTCTTCCTCCGGGTGCGCGCGAGCGTGGCGCTCAAGCGCAGGCAGGCCGCGAGCCCCGGCACCGTCGATCTCTTCGAGACCCTGCCGCAGCAGAAGCGGATCGAGCGCCACTACGATCGCGACGTGGAAGCCCACGGCAAGCGCCACAAGGTGCAGGTGATCGACGGGGAGCTGCCGCTCGAGACGGTGAGCGAGCAGATCTGGGCCGACGTCGAGCGCCGTCTGCCCAGGCGTCGTTAG